The proteins below are encoded in one region of Pontibacter deserti:
- a CDS encoding 6-pyruvoyl trahydropterin synthase family protein, producing the protein MDYIRLTRQFSFETAHALLNYNGPCKNIHGHSYKLQVTILGKPITDTTDPKYGMVMDFGDLKKMVNETIVAPLDHALILREDTDPELVAMLQQLNHKLVLTSYQPTCENMLIEFRKKLQISLPKSVQLHSLRLWETENSFAEWFASDNV; encoded by the coding sequence ATGGATTACATCAGACTTACCCGCCAGTTCTCTTTTGAGACGGCACATGCTTTATTAAACTATAATGGCCCGTGTAAAAATATACACGGGCATTCTTACAAACTGCAGGTAACTATACTGGGCAAACCTATTACCGATACTACAGACCCCAAATATGGCATGGTGATGGACTTCGGTGACCTGAAAAAAATGGTGAATGAAACTATAGTTGCGCCACTCGACCACGCCCTGATACTTCGTGAAGATACCGACCCTGAACTGGTTGCTATGTTGCAGCAGCTTAACCATAAACTGGTGCTCACTTCCTATCAGCCTACCTGCGAAAACATGCTCATCGAGTTTAGAAAAAAGCTGCAAATCAGCCTCCCAAAAAGCGTACAATTACACAGCCTGCGGCTCTGGGAAACAGAAAACTCTTTTGCAGAATGGTTTGCTTCCGATAATGTATAA
- a CDS encoding M48 family metalloprotease, whose product MKKISITGLIASVLLLFNSCSTNPVTGKKDVILMSEGQELAMGQQADPQIVAQFGMYDNPAMQRFISDKGQKMAAISHRSNIKYEFKVLDSPVLNAFAVPGGYVYFTRGIMAHFNNEAQFAGVLGHEIGHIAARHSAQQQSKSILAQVGLIAGMVIAPELAQFGDIASQGLGLLFLKFGRDAERESDQLGVEYSTKIGYDANEMADFFLTLQRKQEESGQSIPEFLSTHPDPGNRYNTVHELADQWQKKTNATNLAVGRDSYLRMIDGIVYGEDPKQGFVENQIFYHPELKFQFPIPQGWKYLNSPQAFQMAEPNGKAIMNLTLAPGTSLEDAARKTLEGYKLTAVESKNVTVNGNNALAMVADQQQEQGTIRTLTYFIQYGSNIYSVMGITTANDFNNYFNTFSGTMTNFKQLTDQSKINKKPERVRIKTIGQSTTLAQALQTLNMPSKRMEELAVLNGMQLNDRVEKGTLIKVISQ is encoded by the coding sequence ATGAAAAAAATATCAATAACAGGTTTAATAGCCAGTGTGCTGCTGCTCTTTAACTCCTGCTCCACTAACCCGGTAACAGGTAAAAAAGACGTTATCCTGATGTCGGAAGGCCAGGAACTGGCTATGGGGCAGCAGGCAGACCCGCAGATCGTTGCCCAATTCGGGATGTATGATAACCCGGCCATGCAGCGGTTTATAAGCGATAAAGGCCAGAAAATGGCCGCCATCTCACACCGCAGCAACATCAAATATGAGTTTAAGGTGCTGGACTCACCTGTACTAAACGCCTTTGCCGTACCAGGTGGCTATGTATACTTCACACGCGGTATTATGGCACACTTTAATAACGAAGCTCAGTTTGCCGGTGTACTTGGCCACGAGATTGGGCATATTGCCGCCCGCCACTCAGCACAACAGCAAAGCAAATCTATACTTGCACAGGTAGGTCTTATTGCTGGTATGGTCATCGCACCTGAGCTGGCACAATTTGGTGATATAGCTTCGCAGGGATTAGGTTTATTGTTCCTTAAATTCGGGCGTGATGCTGAACGTGAATCTGACCAGCTGGGTGTGGAATACTCTACCAAAATCGGGTATGATGCAAACGAGATGGCAGACTTCTTTTTAACACTCCAGCGCAAGCAGGAAGAAAGTGGCCAGTCTATACCTGAGTTCCTGAGCACGCACCCTGACCCAGGTAACCGCTATAATACCGTGCACGAACTTGCCGACCAGTGGCAGAAAAAAACCAATGCAACAAACCTTGCCGTCGGACGTGATTCTTACCTGCGCATGATAGATGGTATTGTGTATGGCGAAGACCCGAAACAGGGATTTGTAGAGAATCAGATCTTCTATCATCCGGAGCTTAAATTCCAGTTCCCGATCCCGCAAGGCTGGAAATATCTTAACTCACCACAGGCATTCCAGATGGCTGAGCCTAATGGGAAAGCTATTATGAATCTGACCCTGGCACCGGGTACCTCGCTGGAAGATGCGGCCCGCAAAACACTGGAAGGCTATAAGCTAACGGCAGTAGAATCGAAAAATGTAACTGTAAATGGTAATAATGCCCTGGCTATGGTAGCCGACCAGCAGCAGGAACAAGGTACTATCCGCACGCTTACTTACTTTATACAGTATGGCAGCAATATTTATAGTGTAATGGGTATTACCACTGCCAACGATTTTAACAACTACTTTAACACCTTCTCCGGCACCATGACCAACTTTAAGCAACTTACAGATCAATCCAAGATCAACAAGAAGCCGGAGCGTGTTCGTATAAAAACTATAGGTCAGAGCACTACCTTAGCACAAGCGCTTCAAACATTAAATATGCCTAGCAAACGAATGGAAGAACTGGCTGTGCTGAATGGTATGCAATTAAACGACCGTGTTGAAAAAGGAACTTTGATTAAAGTGATTTCGCAGTAA
- the abc-f gene encoding ribosomal protection-like ABC-F family protein: MISINNLSFHFGSRPMYEDASLHIRPKDKIGLIGLNGTGKSTLLRIIVGEYKPDSGSIQMSKETTIGFLNQDLLSYQTHESILSVAMQAFEEAIGLQAEIDKVLVEFENNFHDDLVGKLADLQERFEALGGYTMQAEAEAILEGLGFSTEELQQPLASFSGGWRMRVMLAKILLQKPSLLLLDEPTNHLDLPSIKWLETYLERFEGAVIIVSHDREFLDRTTNITVEVSGAKLNYYPGNYSFYLEEKALRNEIQKGAYENQQAQIRQTERFIERFKAKATKAKQAQSRMKQLERMERIEEVAPDAAKVNFSFKFSTQPGRHILRLEHMSKAYGDKVIFRDTNVHIERGDKIALIGANGKGKSTLLRIIAGTEPIQGKRELGHNVIMSFYAQHQLESLNVDNEILQELQQAGSKKTEVELRTLLGSFLFTSDDVFKKIKVLSGGEKSRVALAKTLISEANFLMLDEPTNHLDMQSVNILIQALEQYEGTFVVISHDRYFVENVATKIWYIEDYQLKEYPGTYHEFEAFQEKREKEAKAQAATSPAPKKEEPKPQRSNNEYNQLNNQLKQANKKLTELEKKVQQLEEELAKYEVELADPKVYGNVSLLQETSQKFETVQRELAQANNQWEEQMMEVEELEGKLS; the protein is encoded by the coding sequence ATGATCTCCATTAATAACCTTAGCTTTCATTTTGGCAGCCGCCCGATGTACGAGGATGCCAGCCTGCACATCCGTCCGAAAGATAAAATAGGTCTTATCGGGCTTAATGGTACCGGTAAATCTACCTTGCTTCGCATTATTGTAGGCGAGTATAAACCGGATAGCGGCAGCATACAAATGAGTAAGGAAACAACCATCGGTTTCCTGAATCAGGACCTGCTCAGCTACCAGACACACGAAAGTATACTTTCGGTGGCGATGCAGGCTTTTGAAGAAGCTATTGGTTTGCAGGCCGAAATTGACAAGGTGCTGGTGGAGTTCGAAAATAATTTCCATGACGACCTGGTAGGGAAACTGGCCGATCTGCAGGAACGTTTTGAAGCACTGGGCGGCTATACCATGCAGGCCGAAGCAGAAGCAATACTGGAGGGTCTGGGTTTTAGCACCGAAGAGTTACAGCAACCGTTGGCATCGTTTTCAGGTGGGTGGCGCATGCGTGTAATGCTGGCCAAGATCCTGTTACAGAAACCATCGCTGTTGTTGCTCGATGAGCCTACCAACCACCTCGACTTACCATCTATTAAATGGCTGGAAACATACCTGGAGCGGTTTGAAGGAGCTGTTATCATTGTTTCGCACGACCGCGAATTCCTGGACCGCACGACCAATATTACCGTGGAGGTATCGGGAGCCAAGCTGAACTACTACCCGGGCAACTATAGTTTTTACCTGGAGGAGAAGGCGCTGCGCAACGAGATACAGAAAGGAGCTTACGAAAACCAGCAGGCCCAGATACGACAGACAGAGCGTTTTATTGAACGTTTTAAAGCCAAAGCTACCAAGGCAAAGCAGGCACAAAGCCGTATGAAGCAGTTGGAGCGCATGGAACGCATAGAGGAGGTAGCGCCGGATGCAGCCAAGGTAAACTTCAGCTTTAAGTTCAGCACACAGCCTGGCCGCCACATTCTGCGCCTGGAGCACATGAGCAAAGCCTATGGCGATAAAGTCATCTTCCGGGATACCAACGTGCACATCGAACGTGGCGATAAAATTGCCTTAATTGGTGCGAATGGTAAAGGTAAATCTACGTTGCTGCGCATTATAGCAGGCACCGAGCCGATACAGGGAAAACGTGAGCTGGGCCACAACGTGATCATGTCTTTTTACGCACAGCACCAGCTCGAATCGCTGAACGTGGACAACGAGATACTGCAGGAGCTACAGCAAGCCGGCTCAAAAAAAACAGAAGTGGAACTGCGTACGCTGTTAGGTTCTTTCCTGTTTACCAGCGATGACGTGTTCAAGAAGATAAAGGTATTATCGGGAGGGGAGAAGAGTCGTGTAGCCTTAGCTAAAACACTGATCTCGGAGGCCAATTTCCTGATGCTCGATGAACCTACCAACCACCTGGATATGCAGTCGGTAAACATCCTGATTCAGGCACTGGAGCAATACGAAGGAACGTTTGTAGTGATCTCGCACGACCGCTACTTTGTAGAAAATGTGGCCACCAAGATCTGGTATATCGAAGACTATCAATTGAAAGAATACCCAGGTACTTACCACGAGTTCGAGGCCTTCCAGGAGAAGCGCGAGAAAGAAGCCAAGGCACAGGCTGCCACTTCTCCGGCACCAAAAAAAGAAGAACCAAAGCCACAACGCAGCAACAACGAGTACAACCAGTTAAATAACCAACTGAAGCAGGCAAACAAAAAGCTGACCGAGCTGGAAAAGAAAGTACAGCAACTGGAAGAGGAACTGGCAAAGTATGAAGTTGAGCTGGCCGACCCGAAAGTATATGGCAATGTAAGCCTGTTACAGGAAACCTCTCAGAAATTTGAAACTGTGCAGAGAGAACTGGCACAGGCAAACAACCAGTGGGAAGAACAGATGATGGAAGTGGAAGAACTGGAAGGAAAGCTGAGTTAA
- a CDS encoding sensor histidine kinase, whose product MEEQQNSSNNIDSQARLKAIIDTAIDGIITIDNRGVVETMNPAAARIFGYQPEEVIGNNIKILMPEPDRSLHDVYIENYHQTGIGQIIGIGREVLGKKKDGTIFPFLLSISEVRLHDKQIFTGIIHDITEQKKTEAALRESENKFNSIIKTAVDGIITINTRGLIEMVNPSAEKLFGYEEHELIGHNISMLMPEPDSSHHDAYMERYHHTGEAHIIGIGREVSGLRKDGSIFPFFLSISEVQLADRKVYTGFVHDITQQKVSEERLRRYAAELERSNRELQDFAYVSSHDLQEPLRKIQAFGDRLKTKEYDKLSDQGKDYIDRMLNAAARMQNLINDLLDFSRVTSKSKAFVKVKLDKILTEVLSDLEVTIEQTGAVIERTPLPTIEAEPTQMRQLFQNLISNAIKFRKEGVTPVVRISAQMVQRHAHLTATPGDELVEISIEDNGIGFDEKYLDRIFNIFQRLEGQKYEGSGIGLAVCRKIAVRHGGDITARSKPGEGTRFIITLAKKHLQE is encoded by the coding sequence TTGGAAGAGCAGCAAAACAGTAGCAACAACATCGACAGTCAGGCACGGCTGAAGGCCATTATCGATACGGCCATTGATGGCATTATTACCATCGATAACAGGGGAGTGGTAGAAACCATGAACCCGGCAGCAGCACGCATTTTCGGTTACCAGCCGGAAGAGGTGATCGGGAATAACATTAAGATACTGATGCCTGAGCCGGACAGGAGCCTGCATGATGTGTATATCGAGAATTATCACCAGACAGGTATAGGGCAAATAATTGGTATTGGCCGCGAAGTGCTGGGTAAGAAAAAAGACGGTACTATTTTCCCGTTTCTGCTAAGTATAAGCGAGGTAAGGTTGCACGACAAGCAGATATTTACCGGAATCATACATGACATAACCGAGCAGAAAAAAACGGAAGCCGCCCTGCGCGAAAGCGAGAATAAATTCAATTCTATTATTAAAACGGCTGTGGATGGCATCATCACCATCAATACCCGCGGGCTGATTGAAATGGTGAACCCATCGGCTGAAAAGCTTTTTGGCTACGAGGAGCATGAACTGATAGGGCACAACATCAGTATGTTGATGCCGGAACCAGACAGCAGCCATCACGATGCCTATATGGAACGCTACCATCATACTGGGGAAGCCCATATAATCGGTATCGGACGTGAAGTTTCGGGTTTACGGAAGGATGGAAGTATCTTCCCGTTCTTTTTAAGTATAAGCGAAGTGCAGCTGGCCGACCGTAAAGTATACACCGGTTTTGTACACGATATTACCCAGCAGAAAGTAAGCGAAGAACGCCTGCGCCGCTATGCCGCTGAGCTGGAGCGCAGCAACCGCGAACTACAGGACTTTGCTTATGTATCTTCGCATGATTTGCAGGAACCTTTGCGTAAGATACAGGCCTTCGGCGACCGCCTTAAAACTAAGGAATATGATAAGCTGAGCGATCAGGGCAAGGATTATATCGACAGAATGTTGAACGCCGCTGCGCGTATGCAGAACCTGATAAACGACCTGCTCGATTTCTCGAGGGTTACCAGCAAATCCAAAGCGTTTGTAAAAGTAAAACTGGACAAGATACTGACCGAGGTGCTCTCGGACCTTGAGGTAACTATAGAACAGACCGGAGCCGTAATTGAGCGAACACCACTGCCAACTATTGAAGCCGAACCCACCCAGATGCGCCAGCTTTTCCAGAACCTGATCAGCAATGCCATTAAGTTCAGGAAAGAGGGGGTTACACCGGTGGTTCGTATCTCGGCACAAATGGTGCAGCGCCACGCCCACCTTACCGCCACGCCCGGCGACGAACTGGTAGAGATAAGTATAGAAGATAACGGTATTGGTTTCGATGAGAAGTACCTGGACCGCATCTTTAATATCTTCCAGCGCCTGGAAGGGCAGAAGTACGAAGGCTCGGGCATAGGCCTGGCCGTTTGCCGCAAAATTGCCGTGCGCCACGGCGGCGATATTACCGCTAGAAGCAAACCCGGCGAAGGCACCCGATTTATTATTACCTTAGCAAAAAAACACCTTCAGGAATAA